The Montipora capricornis isolate CH-2021 chromosome 6, ASM3666992v2, whole genome shotgun sequence genome has a window encoding:
- the LOC138054664 gene encoding uncharacterized protein, whose translation MVGTKHCSWGNCTTDSRYPKRWPDSLKKLEESGKKVFIPFVKPSQDLEKCRRWIVACSRKFFTEKNFSRNTYICALHWPGESGPTEEFPDPLTANLTPEQASRASVKRKAPAERVRPVTKAAKKTVVADEQIETDGLDAFQSDDEVKLKKRRVYESPVSGKKVVDQETQTVYSKYVLSVKVETMILKNEMSTSQDCKPKIVSSLSYDYISQDCDLMTHFVGLTTKQFEVLYGFLNDICPLEKINYWNFRESADSEKSTRGPESEFSCREKLFITLVRLRRGFTLKTLALLLSSPDRKIEQTQVRKIFTTYIQLMFKVFRDMETMMFPNRAHLRRFIPRVFKAIKNIRCIVDCTEFRVECSRNFASQGNTFSAYKHTNTFKCLIAVTPNGGACFVSDLYEGDIDDIAIFKESGILKHLEPGDLVMVDRGFTVRELLNPRQVQLMIPAFLKGRKSLTAAEELETRRIAKARIHVERFNERLKQFRLVSRKLPLSLAPLATQLVVVAACLVNFQGTLCK comes from the coding sequence ATGGTAGGCACCAAGCATTGTTCGTGGGGAAATTGTACGACGGACTCAAGATACCCGAAAAGATGGCCGGATTCGCTCAAAAAACTCGAGGAATCGGGAAAGAAAGTGTTCATTCCGTTCGTGAAGCCTTCGCAAGATCTGGAAAAATGCCGTCGGTGGATTGTGGCATGCTCGCGTAAGTTCTTCACtgaaaagaacttttcaagGAATACTTACATATGTGCACTTCATTGGCCCGGAGAAAGTGGTCCGACTGAAGAATTTCCCGACCCTCTGACGGCAAACTTGACTCCTGAACAGGCGAGTCGTGCTTCGGTAAAAAGAAAAGCGCCTGCAGAACGTGTGAGGCCTGTCACGAAAGCGGCAAAGAAAACTGTAGTCGCTGACGAGCAAATAGAAACCGACGGATTGGATGCTTTTCAGAGTGACGATgaggtaaaattaaaaaagcggCGAGTCTATGAAAGCCCTGTTTCTGGGAAAAAAGTTGTTGACCAAGAAACCCAGACTGTTTACTCCAAATACGTGTTGTCTGTGAAAGTCGAGACCATGATATTAAAGAACGAGATGTCAACTTCACAAGACTGCAAACCCAAAATTGTTAGTAGCTTGTCTTACGACTACATTAGTCAGGACTGTGACTTGATGACGCATTTTGTAGGTCTTACAACCAAACAGTTTGAAGTTTTGTATGGATTTCTCAATGATATTTGTCCATTGGAGAAAATAAATTACTGGAACTTCAGAGAATCAGCCGACTCAGAAAAGTCAACCAGAGGTCCAGAATCAGAGTTCTCTTGTCGTGAAAAACTTTTCATAACCCTTGTTCGACTGAGACGAGGGTTTACCCTCAAGACGCTAGCTTTACTTTTATCTTCGCCAGacagaaaaattgaacaaaCCCAGGTGAGAAAAATATTCACCACCTATATACAGTTGATGTTTAAAGTATTTAGAGACATGGAGACTATGATGTTTCCTAATAGAGCACATTTAAGGCGCTTTATTCCAAGAGTTTTCAAGGCCATCAAGAACATACGGTGCATTGTTGACTGCACTGAGTTTCGAGTTGAGTGTTCGAGGAATTTTGCCAGCCAGGGAAACACCTTTTCGGCATACAAACATACCAATACGTTTAAGTGCCTGATTGCAGTTACTCCAAATGGTGGTGCATGCTTTGTATCTGATTTGTATGAAGGTGACATTGATGACATTGcaatttttaaagaaagtggTATTTTGAAGCACCTAGAGCCAGGAGATCTTGTTATGGTAGATCGCGGTTTCACAGTTCGTGAACTGCTGAATCCTAGACAAGTACAACTTATGATACCTGCATTCCTCAAAGGAAGGAAAAGTTTGACTGCAGCAGAGGAATTGGAGACACGCCGCATTGCAAAAGCAAGGATCCATGTTGAACGCTTCAATGAACGCCTTAAGCAGTTTAGGCTTGTAAGCAGAAAGCTTCCACTTTCCCTCGCACCCCTTGCAACTCAGTTGGTGGTAGTTGCTGCTTGTCTAGTTAATTTTCAGGGGACCCTTTGTAAGTGA